One Aptenodytes patagonicus chromosome 7, bAptPat1.pri.cur, whole genome shotgun sequence genomic window, ACTCTGTGGAGGATAGCGTGTTCAGCATTGGGTGAAGGAGGGGAATTGGAGAGAATCTGGCTCTGAAAGCATTATACTTTTCATACTTTGTTCTTCACTAAAACAGGGGGCATCAGCCAAATGGTGGACTCTTCTGCACTCCCGGCACCATGCCAAACCCAACTGCTTCCAGAAAGATCCTGATATTGATATGCACCCTTTCTTGTTTACTTTGGGGAAGAAATTCTCTGTGGAGGTCAGTGTGTGCACGCGCTCGTGTACCAGGAACTGGGAAGAACACCCTGGTCAACAAAAAGCACTCTGTACCATAAAGATCTAAAACTAAGATGTGAtgacagtttctgaaaaaaagactgctttcaTCTGTGTCTACTTTCTTCAGCCTTTGTAAGCAGGTCACAGTTCAcgttaaattcctttaaaaatttcatGAACAGCTGACAAGTAGTTGTAAATAAATTAGACATGATGTATGTGCATCGTATATAGGGTGGAAAATCCGTCACCAAAAAGATTATTAATGATTATAGCAGCTTAATGACCTAGTAGAACAACTCAGTAATTAATGATTATTAGATAACTTGTAAACATTAATATAGAGCGTGTCTGCAGTTGGCCTGGGATTATTACTTTAATATTAATGTCTGAGGCTTAGAGATACAGGTGGCTTTGGCATGTCTATGCCTTCTAGGAGAAGGCAGAAGCCTTGCTGTGAAAGGCAGCCGGCACGGCAGGACTGAATAACCAAGGGCTGTTCCTGTAGCTCTGTAGGACTGGCTGTTGGCAGGTCCCTCTAGCAGGCAGAAGTCATTTGACCACATAAGATGTTCTCAGCTTGTACTGCTAGGCCACTTCCAGGAGCAACAACCTAAGACGATGCTGAACCCCTTCAGTTGTACAACTTCACCAGTTCTTGAGACCCTGTCAGAGTAGCTATagcagtgaaatatttttctccttggaAGACCTTTGCCATCATGAAACTGTCATTTAAGTGTACAGAATCGGAGAAGAAAgtacggggggcggggggggggggggggaagagagaaaagacataTGACTATTTTTGACCGACAATAGAACTTAGCCTTGAAATATCTAACATTTCACCAAATGAATTATGAATGTGGTAAGAACACGAAACCAAGGAAATTCACCAGTTAAAATTCACCTCTATCCaccctcaaaattatttttatcataactTACAGATCACACCATCTTTTAATGGAGGAAATGTTCTGGTATAGTTTTTACTACATCATTCTGTTCCAACCCAGACAATGGTGGTATCTGTGACAGCAGTTTCTTTCCTACCATATACCAAAGTAGGTTTTTCTTATGGGCCGTTACCTCTGTTTTGGCTTGTCATAAGTATATCTAGAACTACTTTTCAGCAATcacttatttaatttattttcccttacTGGAGAAAAATCTCATGCTTGCTTAACGGTTTATCTCTGAAGGACTTTACAAAGCTGTAAGGCATTAAAGCCTTATATTAGTGGAATGAGGATTACAGAAAAGGTATATTATGTATGTAAACTAACAGGACAGGTACACAAGAGCGAGACAGTAGGAATGAAGGTTGTGGGAAGTGTGCAAGAAGAGTGCCTCTGGGGAAGAAAGAATGGAAATCAGCAAGTTACCTGTGCAGATTGCTTAGTTTCCACTCagtattttttttgctgtttcttttcacagcttgggatcaaaaagaaaaaatacatgccATACAATCACCAACACAAATACTTCTTCATCAGTGAGTATCTCCGTTCTCCTGCAATACCATGAGGGGTACTAACGGGGCTTGTAGATCTTACTTTTGACCTGTAGGACTTGAGCAGAACTAAGGTGCCTGCCTTAAAGAACACAGTAATCAGTTTGCATCTAATTTTTGGAGGAGTtgaagacctgactggataaaacCCCgagtaacctggtctgacctcatggCTGATGCTGCTCTGAgatcctgaggtcctttccagcctgaattatcatGTTCCTATGTGAGATCAGGTTTCTGTGTCCTTCTTGACTTGAAACACATTAATTTGGTTTTAGATTTTCTAACCAAATGGTTTAAGTTTGTTCCAGGGTAGAAAAAGTAGTGGGGTACGCTTATCCCAGGTCTTCTTAAAACTGtactgctttgcaaaaataagtCTACATCTATTTgcacagagaaaaggagaaagactcTTAACTCGCTAATTAAGGAAGTTACTTGGGAGAGTGAGATGAGGGCTCCAGGACTGTTTATGTGAGCTGTATAACGTATGGCTAATAAAGTGCATaaacagagcagaggagaaattCAGAATTCCTCCACTGTCAGTACCCTCtaggctccctcctgccctcttctTCCCATCTTAGTGAAGCTTTATTCCTTTTGCAAAGCAGCACAACTTCAACACGGGACAAAGAGATATCACCTCTTGCATCTCTCCGGAATAGTTTGAAGTCTGCTGCTTAGGATGCTTGCCTAAAAAGTGGACAGTATGAATTTGAACCCTAGAACCCAGCATAAATGGGCACCTTCAAGGTGTGATTCATTTGACCTATTTTTTCCCTTGACCTCTGAAGGTGGCAGGAACTGCACTCCAGCAGTGGCTCTTCTTTCAAGTGGCTAGACAGAACTAGCAGGGTTAGTTCAGATGTGCATATCTCAGATATGCAACTCTGAGATGCCTAGTTAAGGAAGGTGATCCTATCCCAGATCTTCCACGTCCGCCACAGTGGCTCTGAGGTACAATGTCATACCACATCTTTCAGTAGTATTCAAATTTAAATAAtagtctgtggggttttttttgttgttttgttttttaagtacaAGTGAGATGTCCATTTGGAAGGTTGAGTTCTTGCAACCCCAAATCCCTGGTAGGCAAGGGATTTCATGTGTATTCCTGTTCCTCTGCTTTGAACAACCGAATGGAGAGCCAGAGAagcttggggctgtggaagccACTTCTCAAAATACTACTCTGTGGCTGTTCCTCAGTTAGAAGCCTAAAATGAAATCTCGGGTTTGTAAGTACTATCAGATTAATGGACAGACCTAGAAATGTTTAGAGGCactaatcatagaatagtttgggttggaaggaatctctaaagatcatctagtccaacccccctgcaatgagcagggacatcttcaaccagatcaggttgctcagagccctgtatAGCATCCCAACCTGTATCAGTCAGTCGCTTTCTTGCAAAGTGCATACTGTGGTACTCAAAAGGATTATTAAGTTGGCCCTCAGTCAAGCTTCAGAGAGCTTCTTGTCTTACCTTTGTTTTACCTCTTGAGGCCAGCAGACTCCCAGGTTGCTTACTGTTTGTCTCCTTTGATGCATACTGATATCATCCAGAAAATTCTGCAGCCCTAAAACTTCTCAGAATATTCTCCATATTGAGTAGCTGTTCAGGGATCCTTCGCTTCCAGTTTGATTATCTGTCATTCAGTCCATGACGTTACCACTGATAATGAATTCTCCCTTACAGCTCTTCCTCCGCTCCTGTTCCCCACCTACTTCCACTGCCACACATTTTATATTGCATACACAAAAAGGTATTGGGTGGTAAGTATTGCTACTTGTGCAACTCAGAAGGGGTCAGTTGTGGGCCTTCAAGCTTTCTTCTGAACATGGAGCCAGCTTCTCTCCAGAGCTCAGTCCCTGCTGTGTGACGCTGTATGCCATTCAGTTAAGCCTACTATGACAGTCAGCTTGGTGCAGTGTTTCCAGTGGCTCTGCATGCTTTCTGCTAAACCCATTATGTTCCCCAGCTCGATGATAAAGGCCGAAAACAAGCAACGGGCTGTTTGGCTTGTACTGCTTTGCCTCATTTGCAGAACCACAAAGTGTACTGTCTCCTTTGGTTTGGGAAGCAAATTGGAAGGTCCGTAGCGGTCAGGAACGGGAGGATGTGGATTTATAGGAACTGTTGTCGTTGATTTGTTAGCAGTATGCATATACTCGGCATTACTTCCTATGCCAGGCAGCCAGAATTAATGCTTCATTCTTCCGTCTCTTGCATGTGTTACGCGTACAGGAGGACAGAGCAACTTCCAGGTAGAATGAGATCATCGATCTAGCACGTAGTTCACTGTGGAGTCCTGGGCAATGATTTGATACAAGTCTTCAACTCATGTTTCTGAATGCATAGTCATTTGTTAATATATTAATCTACTTACTAGGCGTGAATGTTCAGATTGATCTCTATTATAGCAAGCCGTCAAAAGAAACTATTATTAACTTCTGTTAACATGGATTGCTCCAGATGATTCAATTCAGCAAAAACCTATAAAAGCTGAATGTAGCTTGTTCTCTTGTACGTATAACATGAAGCTTAGAAAAAGATTTAAGCAAATGTCATTtataatgattttcttttcttgttgtctcTGGTTTTGGTAGGATTTGACCTGGATGCTGACCTTCTACATcagattcttttttatttatggatCATTATTAGAAATAAAGAGTCTCCTGgcatattattttatattcaggTGATATCTTTTTAGAAGGTTCTTCAGCCTTCCTCTACATACTCTTTCCATCTCTGCTTGCCTGCCTTTCTCTGCCTTTGCTTATCTTTCCACATTCTCCTTGACTATCTCATTTTCTGCTTAGTTTTTTAATTCCATAAAGTTAAACTAAGACTCTTCTGCTTAATTGCTAGTTCAAGTTTTATGTTGCCTCATTGGCTCTGGCATCAAAGAGACTTCACTGAGTGCTGACCAAATCAAGAAATAATTACCTTACGTAATACTCAGTGCTTTGGGTGTTGGGTCTGCTGTGGGTTAGAGAAAGAGAACATTTAACAGAAACAGCTCAGCCTGGGCTTGCAAATGCTCAGGGATTATCCAGCAGCATTGACTTGAATGGACAATACACTCTCCACTTGGATCATTTTACTGATTCTAATCAGTTTGGTCCTTGGCTACAGATAAAACAGGATGAATAACAGGCTACATCAGTTTCATTACAAAACATATTAAGTAATCATGAGTGTCATAAGGAAGTATGAGACTTCCAGGTTTCGGAAGTTCTTCCAGGTGCTGGATTAGCAAGGCTGGTGTTCAGCCATGTGTTTGTAAGTCTGGCTATGCTGTTATTTCAATGGCTCATCATTGACTTGCTTACCTGTTACTGAATTCTGGCCTCTTGTCTGGTTGCACAGGATGTTGGAGAGCAGCTGGTTTGTCTGGGTTTCACAGATGAACCATATCCCTATGGATATTTACTATGACAACAATTTGGACTGGGTGTCTACtcaggtaaaatatttttcattcttaagAATTGTGGCCATACAGGTACAAATTCCAACCATAAGACGAGCAAGTCTTCTACTGCATTAAGGGTGAAAACCTGTTGGTAACTGGGAAGTGAAGGTTAATGGATAACGGGATTCAGTTACAGTAACAGTAAAGGAGGACAGCAATGACACGTTCGTGGGCAATCTAAAATCAAAGCTAGGTCCCAGCTCTGTTTCCTAAACATACCCACCTCCCCATTTTTTGCATCATTCTGTCTTGGACCTTTTCCACTTATGCAGAGATGGAAGTTTGTGTCCTGCTCTTGCTGAGCAATTTTGCACTAGTAGAATGCCAGCGTGGTGTCCCCTCTTTGCAGAGAGACTTCTTGGAGTCCAGCAGTAAAGTCTGACCATCACAGAAGTACCCTGccatctctgctttttctgcagacGTAGGTTTGAGAAGACCCAGGAGGAACTTTTGACTGTCTGTTCACATGCATTCGCAGGAGCACAGAGCCAACTCCTGGTTTTACAATGGTCCATGTTAGCCAGTCTATGTACCTCTGCTGGTCCACAAAGCTGAAGGAGGATTATAATCCCTGGCTTGAGGTAGCTCAGCTTAggctaaaagaaaacaacagaacagaGTAGCACAGCATACTGTGCTCTTTAGACAAATGAGAAAGGCTGCAGTCACCAATCTGTACTGATTTtactttcctttcccctcctctagCTCCAGGCAACGTGCAATGTTGAGCAGTCTCTGTTCAATGACTGGTTTACCGGGCATCTGAACTTCCAGATTGAACATCAGTGAGTAGACACCCCGAGAGAgaattttcttccctgtttttttttttttttttaattttttcttctctttttttttttttcttttccctattcTTCTTTGCTCTGAATTCTACAAATAGTTGTGGGGCACCAATGAGTTTGTctttaaaaagactgaaaacctTAAAGAGAATCATAATGCAATTCAAAACCTTCACTGGACTCACAGGAAGGTGAGAATGTCTAGCGAAAATTGAACATGGGCAGGATCTATGAAACCTTACAGACAGCAACAGGGTCTATCCAAGTAGTAGCTCCTAAGCATTGGTGAAAATGTACATGCTAAGGCCCCCTGTTTATAGTCTGACACAGTAGTTTAAGCCTGTCTATACTGACTACTTACACTATTACTCCAGAGACTGAGATATGCAACTGGAGGATGGGCTCATCTTCTTTTCTGTGCTATGGAGACGGTTACTTctggagaaaggggagaagggaaagtaGATTCTTCCATTTTATGGCATCGCTTAATTTGGAGAAATGCCGCTTCAGAGATGCTAGAGACAACTATGGAAAATAACAGAGGGGGAGAGCAGGAAAGTCTTACGAGTTACTTGTGCTAAAAGCACaccaaggggaaagaaaagccaggAGCAGCTAAAGACCCTACTTAGTGTGAGCTGTGTGATTCCCGGGAAGTAATAATGAATGTGAACATATGAAAGGTAATATTTCTTATGGGGCACTGGAAGAGAATTTGTCTCTCCTGTTCACAGCCTATTCCCCACAATGCCAAGACACAACTACTGGAAGGTGGCTCCACTGGTGAAGTCCTTGTGTGCCAAACACGGCATTGAGTATCAATGTAAGCCGTTGCTCACGGCTTTTGCAGACATCGTGCAGTAAGTAACAACACACAATGGCAAAACATTGCAGAAGGATGTAGGAGAGACTGGAAGCCTAAGAACAAGAGTTGGTTTGTTCTTCTCTTACAAATCAACACACAGAAACCCTCATTTCCCTTGTCCCCAGCAACTCTCCCCTAAGCAACCCTGCATAATGTGGCCTCttgtgctctctttctctctctcagctcTCTGAAGAATTCAGGAGAGCTCTGGCTTGATGCCTACCTACACAAATAAGAAGACAAGGCTTGATGGTACCATTCGCAGCCTGCCACGTCTTTGCATTCCCACCAAGCTGAGGAACAGGGACCACAAGGGACTCTATGGCAGAAGAAAATAGATAAGAACTGAAGGATATGATTCCAATAGATATGAAGTTACCTGAATTTTACTTCTGGTCTTTCCTGGTGTTTTGGTTCAGATATGTTAAGAGTGGATAGGGCAAGCAGGAGATGACTGGTTAGAACAGGAGAAACTCTTTGCTAGCTGTGTCTGATTAAATATGGCCAAGAGCACGTCTGAGCCTGAGTATGTGTTCAAGTCAGATTACGAACTGGTGCAGCTGCACACGCTTAACTTCATGTCAGAGTCCTCTGGCCAGTTTTTCTAGGTACTCCTCATGCAGAGGGTTTAATGCTTAATACAGCATTTGCTTATTTTAAGTCATTTGAAATTGTACAGGATTTTGAATTAACATGGTGTTCCAGCAATGCGCTAAATTATAATAAACTACATATCACGCTTAGAGGATAGCAATTGCAATATGCGGTTGAATAACAATATAAATGTGTTTCCCATTCCTGCTCTCTAGAGTATCCTCATTGTCGCAGTGCCAGGCATCCCCAGTTGTCAGGAAGAAATACATGGGTTGAAACCAGCTCAAGCCCGCTGCTCTCTTCAAAGTTTCTTTattcactgtttgtttttttgtactTTGTGTTGGGCTGAGGCATGTGTACACTCCCCGTGCTGGTCTGGCTGAGTTGTTTGTAACCGTGAGGTCTCCACTGTCAAGTCTGTGCCCCAAAGTGCTCTTAAACACTTTATGCCTGTACTCCTTCATGCCACATCCTTTGTTTTCACTTCTCAAAGCTGCTACTATTATACCAGCTCTGTATTTCATGATGTTAACAGACAGCTATATCTCATTCTACATCAGGTAACTGCTTGGCACTGCTATCTATATAAGACTATGATCACACTATAGAAAGATAaaccaaaagtaaaataaattagccACAGACATTTGGTCAAATAGAAAAGTTGCTGTTGCAGctaaaccaaataaaacaaagttgCAGACAGGCCAGTAAAAGATCAGACTAAGCAAGCTTGACAAGCCTCAGTTATATAAGTATATAAGATATATAGCTTCACAGTTGAGCTCTTTTAGTTGTGTGACAGCAGAGGAGCCTGGGGATTAGAGAGGACTGGGGGTGGGTGGCAGCTGGGCTTGCTGGGATGGGTCTGGAGTCCCTCTTCCTTCCATGAGTCTCGAGTGAGTGCAGGAGTGGAGGGAGCGGGAGGGGCGCAGGGCACAGAGGATGGAGAAGGACCAGAGGCTGAGCGGAGACTTCTTATTGCTCCTGTTCATGCTCAGGCCCTCAGAGTCTCCTAGGTTTCTGTCCATGGAGGGGAACCTGAGGGAGACTCCTCCACAGATTCCTTCCTCCCAGAAGTCCCATGCAGGGCAGAGCCCCACACGCTGATCTGGCATCACTGAGCGGTGATGCTGATCTCTGTGCTCTCTCCTGGGGCTCCCCTGACCTCTGCTCCACCCAGCAGTGGCACTGCTGAGGGATGGGAAGGATGCAGCTGAAGGTGGGGAGATTCAGCTGCTTGAGCTCCCTGAACAGCTGAAGCCATTGTCTTTATCGCTCCCAGCAGCAGAGGTTTGGGGGCTCCTAGCAGGCAGCagcacatttcagaaaaacaactcaaaaaGACCAACTAGCAACAATGCAGGCAGAAATGTTGTCTCTCTGGGCAGATCCCcctggccagggctgctaggtcaAGAGTTATGGGACAGAGGAGAGAGGCAGttccctgcctgctcaggggGAGTGCAAATGTCCTGGGTCTGATtgggatggaattaattttcttcataacaacctgtatgGTGCTGTGACtggtgatgaaaacagtgttgataagacATAGCaatagctattgctgaacagtgcctCCACGAGGACACCGCCTTCTCTATTTCTTACTctacccccccacccctcccaaaaAATAGGCTAGGGGGTCAAGTTAGCGTTATGGTTGAGGTTAGCAGTAGAGATCGGCACTCTGAGGTGCCTGCATTCGTCAAAGTCACTTGGAGGCACCTGGTGCACTTCAGAGGTCTCTCTTCAAACCCTGCACAGCACAGACATGTACACAAATGCCCGTCCTGCCCACCAGCTAGCTCTGGGTGATGCCTGAACACGCTGAAAGGCACTCACAAAGCCATGGTGGCCATCAGAGGGCCCTCGTAGACCACTGGATAGGGTTAGGTTTAGGTTTTGGGTTGGGATTATCATTAGAATAAGGGCTGAGGTTAGGGTAGGGCTTCGGGAATAGGGTGGGGGACCAGAGTTTGGTTCAGGATGAGCATTTGACTATGGGTTAGGGTTCTCATTATTGTTGAGGTTAGCATGAGGGATTGGCACTGCGAGGTGCCTGCGTTCACCAAAGGCACTCGGAGGCACCTGGAGTGCATCTGAAGGTACTCTTCAACCGCCCTGCGCAGCACAGAAAGGTACATGGATGCCTGTCCTGCCCCTTAGATGGCTCTGGGTGATGCCTGAACACACCAAAAGGCAGTCACAAAGCCGTGGTGCACATCAGAGGGCCCTCGTAGACCACTGCAGGTCAATTAGCTCTAGCGTTAGTGTTGAGATAAGGATTAGAGTAACAGCTAAGTTTAGGGTAGGGTTTCAGAGTTAGCATGAGGCATCGGGTTAGCCAGAGCCCAGGTCCAAAACGGACAACCGTCGACTAGGGCTGTCACACAGAAGTGGCCAGGAAggtataaaacatcagcttacccaaaaagcttttgaagcagatccaacagcagctggactgctgaggcttcCATGGTTCCTGGTGTGATACAAGAGACACCCGCGCCGTgttggaggaggaaggatgagcactctcaccgtcAGCTAGGGAACTTTTTTCCTCATAGGTGCGTGAATTAAGAGTTACGGGTTATAAGTTATGAAATCTTATGACCTAAGTGAATTCACGTGATAGACCAGTCTAGGCAACAGGGGATTGAGCCCCTGTTTGTCATGGGTTTTTTGTCAaatttcttaatgagctcatgaaataaagtttaaatcacaGAGTACGTTGTCCTGTAACTTTGAGAGATCCAAACGGACCGTGACAGCCACTAACCCTGACCCGAAACCTAATAGGCCCGAACCCAAACCCTAATCCTAACAGTGCTAAACCCTCAACCTCACCCTAACAGGCCCTAACTCTAACGGCCCTAACCATAACCCTAACTCTAATAGGCCCTAACCCTAAAAGCGACTCGAACCCTAACACTAACCCTAAACCTAACCCTTACCTTAACAACCCTAACCCTAATATTAATAGGCCCTAACCCTTACCCTTACCTTAACCCTAACGTCCCTAACCCTAACCACAACACTAATAGGCTGTAACACTAAGcataaccctaaccctaatgaccctACCCTTAACCCCAACCCTAACACTTACAGGCCCTTACCCTAACAGCCCTTACCCCAACCTTAATAGGCCCTAACCCTAAACCTAACCTTAACCCTAAGAGCTCTAACACTAAACCTAACCCTAGTCCATTCAAACACACAGATTTGAGGATTTTTTGactaaatgaagtaaaatgcattttttaattcctatgCCTTGATACATAGGGGGGAGTTTATATGACAATTTTTGGAGCTCATTCATGCTGTATAATTACAGAAAGTCACATCATGTTTCTAAGCATCCTAGGAAGTTTTGAGGGGCAGTAAGCTTCCTTGCTTCCCGGTGAGGTTTACAGCTCTGGAAATGAACCCGAGAGTTTAGATTACAAATAAAATCAGGTGAGGAAGGTGGGACgagaaagcagggagaaaggGTAGAGTTGGATAGTTGCTTATGCAAGTTTGGCTTGCAGGAAGGACAGCCACGTGAACTCGCAAGGATGCAGAGCTTCTCTTGCTCCAGACTACATGCTGGCTACTTTTTAGATCAGCATCACTCAGGGTGGAGTGCCAGCCATTTGGACTCGAGCACTGGATGTGTGCTATAAGGGGACAACAGTACAGGATCTAGACTTGAGGTTTTAAGTGAGCCACAGACTTTTGTGTGTTAAGGCTTATTAAGGCAAGGTTTATTAAGCTCAAGCTTATTAAGGCAGTTTTGAGAGTTCAAGAGTAAACTGAATTACCTGAGTGGACTCAGATTTTGGCTCTGCCAGTCAGAAGAGGAGTCAGAGAAAGAGGCTGATCTAGGTACTTTGAATCACCCTTGAGAGGAGGCAATATCTCTCCATTAATTAGTAAGAGAGTGTGTTCTTTGTCTGAAGTGAGTACCATCGTGGGTATATACTCAGGCCCTGAAAGAAAAGACTAACTTTTGGAAAGGGGACTTTGGGagcaaaaaaattcatttgagtATCAGCAGTTAAGaacactttcttactgtgctggttttggctgggatagaattaattttcttcccagtagctagtacggggctgtgtttgggatttgtgctggaaacagtgttgataacacagggatgttttagttactgctgagcagtgctgacacagagtcaaggccttttctgcctctcaccccaccccaccagcgagcaggctggggggggacacggccgggacagctgaccccaactgacccaagggatatcccacactgtatgacgtcatgctcagcacataaagctggggaagaaggaggaagggggggacgttcggagtgatggcgtttgtcttcccaagtcaccgttacgcgtgatggagccctgcttccctggagatggctgaacacctgcctgcccatgggaaggagtgaatgaatgccttgttttgctttgcttgcatgcacagcttttgctttacctattaaactgtctttatctcaacccacgagttttctcacttttacccttccaattctctccccatcccactgggggcagggagtgagcgagcagctgggtggggtttagttgccggctggggttaaaccacaacacttaaaataatgaaagtgatGAGGTTAATAAACAGAGATCTCAcctgttaaaaatatataagaaAGCCTCTGATTAGATAATGAACGGACTTTGTATTGTTTGTGCAATGATTGTCCGATTATATGTGCCATACTCAGCACTGACTTTTACTTAAAAACCTTTAACCCGGTACGGTGAGCCAGAACATGTAAAAGATTTGTTATTAAACCATTTTCTGCCCTGGAAAATGTGCAATTATGTTTAGAGGTTAACAGCACAAAGTACAATGCCCAAACCACGGGAGTAAAAGAAGCGATTCCTGAAAACTCTGTGGGAGAAGTAAGGAGTGAAGCAGTACTCAGAACGCTATCAGTTATtcacaaacacattttcactatttgaaaaagccttttaaaattactttaagtagtcttttaaaataatttctttgggTAGATGAGAGGCCTGATTTTGAAGACCAGCATTTGATTTTTGGACCTTCGACATCATTGGGCTTTGAGTGCAATTTGCAGTCAGGACCCCTGTAAGTCAaaatgcaattaagaaaaaaagagctacaaatgttttcattagttGAGGACCCAACAGTGTGCAAATGAGGAAAGGTGTGCAAGAAGGATGAGCAAGATGGAGATGAAGGGCTGTGGATAAATTTGGAATAAAGCCTAAGCAATATGGATCAACGCcagagcaaacaggaggagctgccAAATTTTCCCCAGCTATCTTTGACTCATCTTATCAGTATGGTAGGTAGCATAGGTTTAGATGAAAGGCTGCCTGTATCAcctcagcaaaatatttaatagctTGGTGAGATTTTACACAGAAGATATCACTGTGAGGGCCAAAGAAGGAAACATATATAAATTAGATCTACAACCCAACAgaagagcataaaaaaaaaagactcttacGTAAAGAAGTTATGGTACATGAAAACAGAGTGGAAGTAAAATTAGCATCACCACTACAGTATCTTCTCTAAATGTGAAGAATGATGGAAATAATACACAATATTAACTGACTTATTCTAAAATACAGCCTTTATTCCTGCAACTCTGAAATGCAAATTCTATTCTTTTCCAATGGTCATACCTTGAAATCAGAAGTCCAGGACAGATAGTTTCCACTGGAAATAATattgaaaatttgaaattaaaatgaagtatttttactGAGA contains:
- the LOC143162925 gene encoding acyl-CoA (8-3)-desaturase-like yields the protein MAVPLRGAGEVREERDGDPAAVPALRRFTWEEIGQRTGRGPPPQERWLVIERKVYDISHFYRRHPGGARLIGSHAGQDATDAFEAFHVDKVLVSKYLKSLQIGELAPDQPSIEPTKNKMLVKDFRELRAAVEKMGLLKPNQLFFFLHLAHILLLDTAAWLILFYFGTSLMPFIVSLVVLTISQVQASWLQHDLGHLSVFRKTKWNHLLHKFVMCHLIGASAKWWTLLHSRHHAKPNCFQKDPDIDMHPFLFTLGKKFSVELGIKKKKYMPYNHQHKYFFITLPPLLFPTYFHCHTFYIAYTKRYWVDLTWMLTFYIRFFFIYGSLLEIKSLLAYYFIFRMLESSWFVWVSQMNHIPMDIYYDNNLDWVSTQLQATCNVEQSLFNDWFTGHLNFQIEHHLFPTMPRHNYWKVAPLVKSLCAKHGIEYQCKPLLTAFADIVHSLKNSGELWLDAYLHK